The region GAAAAATAGTCGCTACCTAATTACGCGTGAAGAGCGATAATTCAATACGCGTCGATCTCGTGTTGGGTACACGTCAGAGCCAAGACACAATGGGGTATAAAAATTGGGCGTGGGATCGCGGAATGAGATAGAATAAATTCATGATAAGATGATCATTGTGTAGGGGCAATCGATCGGAAAACAGATATAGTTGAAGCATAAGAGAGATGAGTGGTCCCACGTCTACAAAAGGGCACGGCGAAGGCATTCCGATATTCCGATTGGTAACACATAAAATATCAGcaacgttatatattttattcctcGTCCCTTCCGCCTTGTTCCTATGTCGCTATCGTTTCTTGGCTCGCAGACTTCTTTCACGCATGGCCTGTCGCCGTAGATTGTACCACAAATATCGTTGCAGTTGTAAAAATGAGGAGAAAGTGACTAAATTCCGTGCACCGAGTCAGGCATAGTCGACGATTAAACCAATCAGAATTAcctaaatattttctacttttaGGTATTTACACATTAACGGAATTAATGTAACTAGTATTCTCCAATTTGTTGTTGCAAATTGGAACGTCGGGTGGATCAACTGCATGATTCACGATCAACTGACTTTGAAAAACACACGAGGAACGTGTATTTATCTTTTGGTAGGATTTCTCTCAATAATAATCTAACTTAATTAACGTTCCACCACCTCCGGATCTTGGAGCGAAATTTTGCACGTATCAGAGAAAAAAAGCACTAGTAAAAACACAAAAGACTATTATGTAACTGACTATATAACCGACGAGATGATTGTCGTGTGTACAACCTACTACAAAGAAAATCCATGCGTTAAAGAGACCCGATAGATGAGGTCACGTGCGTAACGCATATTCAAGTACGCTCgcgtatacacacatacaacACAACCGCAAATACACACGCTCTTCCGATCTCTCAAGACTAACACACTTTGCGACAAGACTGATCGACACCGTTTCTCGATGGTTGCTCGGTGAAGTCAATCCACTTGGCTGGACGCGGAACATCAGATGGAGTACCGAGCGACGGCGCGTCGTCGCGTGCGGCATTGATGCGTGCACGCGCATCACGTCACGTCACGTATACTACGAACACCGTTAGCGATGAGAAGCCCCTCCTCGTTGTCGCCTTCGACGCCGTCTTGTAGAGGCTCGGCGATACCGTCGTTCACGCGGGAACGCTTGGCTCTGGCCCCCTCGAGATCGCACGTAAAAGCGAGCGTCGCGAGACCAAAGCGAACGTCAATCGAGTCATTTGCGCACGACGGGCGACGAGTACAACATCGTccatatctctctctcccgtgTCACTTCTTTACGAAACAGAGCCAAATACCTCGTCGTCAACACCCACGCACTCTCCTCCTTTTCTCCGCGCCGTTTCCGCCATTGTCGGCGTTTGCCATTTCGCTCTCATTTCGCACTCCACCGAGCGAATCCGCGCGACTGCGAGCGCTCGTCGCGCTCGGGAACATCTTCGGTTAGATAACGTCGACGATCCATCACTCTTCCGCCTGCAGCAGCGTGCGGAAATCCTGCTGCAGCTTCGACTCGTGGTAACTCCATATATCGCTGAAGTCGTCGTCCCCATTGTCGTCGTCATCGGCCTCTCCGGCGAGACTCGACGACGACTTGTCCTCCTCGGCGAAGCGCTCGGCGGGCGATGGCGAcgaatagaatttaatttccaGATCCCGATGGCCGTTGGGCGACGTGATGATCTCCGTTGACACTTCCAGGCCCTTCGGAGACGCGGCGGACCCGCTAACGGCATTCGAGCCCGCGGCGTTCGCGTTCGCCGGCGAGCTTACCGGCGTGCTGCCGATGCTGTCGCCGCGCCAGAGGGTACGTTTGTGTCTCCCACTTTCAGACTGGCCCCCTCGATCGCCGATAACGCCAACGTCCCTCGTCGGCGCGGCGATCTCCTCGCCGTAGCTAAAGTAACTCGTTGGATCGCTCCAGCTGCGTCTCAACACTACGCCGCCGGGCCCCGCGTCCCTCCCGTCGTCGTGCGGTCGAGAATGCTCGTCGAACACTCTGTCGAGCACGCGTTCCTGAAGACCAGTACACGGCGACGTCAAGAACAGCGGTATTTGGCTGAAGTGACTACCGCGACAGTACTCGACGCtggacgacgacgatggcggtggcggcggcagGGTCGTCGTCAGGAACGGCGCGTAACCGTTCCGGTCGACGTCCCAGATTAGGCCGGCCGGGTCGCAGTATCGACACTGACACGGACCCAGACCGTCTCCCCTGGCGGCGGCCTCGCAGGACTCGCCGTACTCGTGAACGTAACGTCGCGGCAGATTGCCGCTACAGTTACCGTTATCATTGACGTGATGATGCCGGTAGTTTTTGGGTGGCGCCGTGGCACGCATCGGCGCCGCGATCACGTTACGGTTGTCGTCTAGCACTTTCACTTGCACATGATGCCGGTGGTGCACGTACCGCTGCTGCCTGACGTCCGCCATTTCTGCCTGCATCGACGGCGCCCTGCAGCCACCGTAGATATTCTCACGATGGCCGACCGGTGGCCTCCGGTAGTTCCTGAGATGCGGCGCGGCCACTTCGTAGATCCTTGGTTCGTAGCAGGTCGGCGCGTACGATTTCACCCCGATGACACCGGATTGTTCTCCGGTCGTGGCGCCGCAACCGGTAGGCTGCTGCCGCTGCACCTGCGGCTCCTCCGATTTGACCGCGTCGACGCCACTCGCGACAACATTGTTTGGCGGCTTGCGGTCCTTCTTTCTGCGCTTGCGAGGCTTGATGATGCGCGGCAGGCTGTTCTCTGAATTATTCGATCCGGAGCTCTCGTCGCTCGCGATACTCAACGAGTCAATGTTCGCGATATTCGAGGAACCGGCATTTTCCTTCGCCGCAGCGGACGAACAATCGGCGTTCGTCGCTGTTGTCTTGGAGCTGGAGGACACCATCGTCGGTGGTTTCTTGGCGGTGGCCTCTGCCGGCCTTTGAGGGACGATTCGCGATGCTGAGCACCTCGTCGCGCCGTTCGCGTTGCTCGTCATGGATGGGTTCGCGCTATTATGAACGTAATTGCCGGCGAGGTTGCCGCAGGGCGACGCGTTAGAATTGCCACTGttattgttgttgttgctgtgCACCTTGCCACGATTGTAAAATCGCCCGGCCAGAATCAGAGGCGCGCCTTGCGTGTGAATCGCCAAC is a window of Temnothorax longispinosus isolate EJ_2023e chromosome 1, Tlon_JGU_v1, whole genome shotgun sequence DNA encoding:
- the LOC139808784 gene encoding uncharacterized protein, with amino-acid sequence MSPASQGALEVERYIGSCLISSNVRAGLHGKPVPVCRKQEQPATVRGSKVRGCYNGGQGYSGLADQQQCQVQYGGPGGWTGAPLISMTSSPRRCNQRSSPSLSQQQQQQQSQQQQQTCGDQQQVPPSGHLHKSPLSRLAIHTQGAPLILAGRFYNRGKVHSNNNNNSGNSNASPCGNLAGNYVHNSANPSMTSNANGATRCSASRIVPQRPAEATAKKPPTMVSSSSKTTATNADCSSAAAKENAGSSNIANIDSLSIASDESSGSNNSENSLPRIIKPRKRRKKDRKPPNNVVASGVDAVKSEEPQVQRQQPTGCGATTGEQSGVIGVKSYAPTCYEPRIYEVAAPHLRNYRRPPVGHRENIYGGCRAPSMQAEMADVRQQRYVHHRHHVQVKVLDDNRNVIAAPMRATAPPKNYRHHHVNDNGNCSGNLPRRYVHEYGESCEAAARGDGLGPCQCRYCDPAGLIWDVDRNGYAPFLTTTLPPPPPSSSSSVEYCRGSHFSQIPLFLTSPCTGLQERVLDRVFDEHSRPHDDGRDAGPGGVVLRRSWSDPTSYFSYGEEIAAPTRDVGVIGDRGGQSESGRHKRTLWRGDSIGSTPVSSPANANAAGSNAVSGSAASPKGLEVSTEIITSPNGHRDLEIKFYSSPSPAERFAEEDKSSSSLAGEADDDDNGDDDFSDIWSYHESKLQQDFRTLLQAEE